The Rhodocytophaga rosea genome has a segment encoding these proteins:
- a CDS encoding sugar porter family MFS transporter — MNQSQQNKGYQVTGPLIRAAIVSSLGGLLFGFDTAVIAGTTSSVKTLFNLSDWAMGFVVSSALIGTIVGTLISSKPGDIWGRRDYLKVLAALFFISAIGCAIAWDFWSLAIARFIGGIGIGGSSAIIPMYLAEISPAKLRGRLVILFQFNVCLGILVAYFSNAIIELLNTDVLTMQWRLMFAMGGVPALLFFIMLFTIPDSPRWLMSIGRNEEAKGILLQMGELQVNEAMTEIQNSLKSSTSHTTEKLFQRKYAYPIFLGVAVAAFNQLSFVNGFLYYLNDTLNEIGASFGGKFQPILIGVANVIAVTVALLTIDKIGRKKLLLIGSWGSAIPLALCAYIAWTRNLIELFPWGVACFILFFSFSQGAVIWVYISEVFPNKVRSKGQALGSFTHWSLCAIAAQVYPPIVASSSIGLAIPFLFGCVMMVLQFFVVWFFFIETKGVPLEQLEIQLGVKKKENEELTIHGK, encoded by the coding sequence ATGAATCAATCTCAACAAAATAAAGGGTATCAGGTAACCGGACCGTTAATCAGAGCGGCCATCGTTTCGTCGCTGGGTGGCTTGCTGTTTGGGTTTGATACAGCCGTAATTGCAGGCACTACCTCTTCCGTTAAAACGCTGTTTAACCTTTCCGACTGGGCGATGGGCTTTGTAGTTTCTTCCGCTTTGATCGGTACTATTGTGGGCACACTAATCAGTTCAAAGCCGGGCGACATCTGGGGAAGACGGGATTATCTGAAAGTACTGGCGGCACTGTTTTTCATTTCAGCCATAGGTTGCGCCATAGCCTGGGATTTCTGGTCGCTCGCTATCGCACGGTTTATTGGCGGTATTGGTATTGGCGGTTCCTCTGCCATTATTCCCATGTATCTGGCAGAAATCTCGCCGGCAAAATTACGCGGACGACTGGTCATATTATTTCAGTTTAATGTATGCTTAGGCATTCTGGTTGCCTATTTCTCCAATGCTATCATTGAGTTGCTCAATACGGATGTACTTACCATGCAATGGCGGCTCATGTTTGCGATGGGTGGTGTTCCGGCATTGTTATTTTTTATCATGCTGTTTACCATTCCTGATAGTCCACGCTGGTTAATGTCTATAGGAAGAAATGAGGAAGCCAAAGGTATTTTACTGCAAATGGGCGAACTACAGGTAAATGAGGCGATGACCGAAATACAAAATTCTTTAAAGTCCTCAACCAGCCATACTACTGAAAAACTCTTTCAGCGGAAATATGCGTATCCTATTTTTCTGGGAGTGGCTGTAGCTGCCTTTAACCAGCTTTCATTTGTAAACGGCTTTCTTTATTATCTTAATGATACACTCAATGAAATAGGAGCATCCTTCGGTGGAAAATTCCAGCCTATACTCATTGGGGTGGCCAATGTAATTGCCGTTACAGTCGCACTTCTTACCATTGATAAAATTGGAAGAAAAAAACTTTTATTAATCGGTTCCTGGGGTTCTGCTATTCCTTTGGCTTTGTGTGCATATATTGCCTGGACCAGGAATCTGATTGAGCTGTTTCCGTGGGGAGTGGCTTGCTTTATTCTCTTTTTTTCCTTTTCCCAGGGAGCAGTGATCTGGGTATACATTAGTGAAGTATTTCCTAATAAAGTTCGAAGCAAAGGCCAGGCATTGGGAAGTTTTACTCATTGGAGTTTATGTGCGATAGCGGCACAAGTGTATCCGCCCATTGTAGCTAGTTCCAGCATAGGTTTAGCCATTCCATTCCTGTTTGGTTGTGTGATGATGGTACTTCAGTTCTTTGTGGTTTGGTTCTTTTTTATTGAAACCAAAGGAGTACCTCTCGAACAACTGGAAATCCAGTTGGGTGTCAAGAAAAAAGAAAACGAAGAACTAACAAT
- a CDS encoding ROK family protein, with product MLLGFDIGGTKCAVVLGTTLTNGDLQIVDKQVLPTNKPVYEMIEGLFDTADELLVKQGITAENIAGIGISCGGPLSSKKGLILSPPNLPGWDNIPIVSLTEKRFGKKTLLQNDANACAMAEWKHGAGRGFSNIIFLTFGTGMGAGLILDGRLYSGTSDLAGEVGHIRLANLGPVGFGKEGSFEGFCSGGGIAQLAQIKVRQQLQMGQKVSFCQSLEELPFLTAKIVAEAAYQGDPVAIDIYRTCGQYLGAGLSILIDILNPEIIIMGSIYGRAQALLEPYLQAVIQTEAIEESRKACRIVPASLSENIGDIAALCLAESIAADYSNHIETIKR from the coding sequence ATGCTACTAGGTTTTGATATTGGTGGAACCAAATGTGCAGTGGTTCTGGGCACAACGCTTACCAACGGCGACCTCCAGATTGTAGACAAACAAGTGTTGCCTACAAACAAGCCAGTATATGAGATGATAGAAGGCTTGTTTGATACAGCCGACGAACTTCTGGTGAAACAAGGAATAACTGCAGAAAATATTGCTGGCATTGGTATCAGTTGCGGAGGTCCGTTAAGCAGTAAGAAAGGCTTGATTCTATCTCCTCCCAACTTGCCGGGCTGGGATAATATTCCTATTGTTTCTCTCACAGAAAAAAGATTTGGCAAAAAAACCTTGTTACAGAACGATGCCAATGCTTGTGCGATGGCCGAATGGAAGCATGGCGCAGGCAGAGGTTTTTCTAATATTATTTTCCTCACCTTTGGAACAGGTATGGGAGCCGGGCTAATTCTGGATGGAAGACTCTATTCGGGCACATCGGATCTGGCCGGAGAAGTTGGCCATATTCGGCTGGCTAATCTAGGGCCGGTCGGGTTCGGAAAAGAAGGGTCTTTTGAAGGTTTTTGTAGTGGAGGTGGCATTGCCCAGCTTGCCCAGATAAAAGTACGGCAACAATTACAGATGGGACAGAAGGTATCATTCTGCCAAAGCCTGGAAGAACTGCCTTTTCTCACGGCCAAAATTGTAGCAGAAGCTGCTTACCAGGGAGATCCGGTTGCCATCGATATTTACCGGACTTGCGGGCAGTATCTGGGTGCCGGACTTTCAATCCTGATTGATATCTTAAACCCTGAAATTATTATTATGGGTAGTATTTATGGCAGAGCACAGGCACTGCTCGAGCCTTATCTGCAAGCGGTAATTCAGACAGAAGCTATTGAAGAATCCCGTAAAGCTTGCCGTATTGTTCCGGCGTCTCTTTCAGAAAACATTGGTGATATAGCCGCTCTTTGTCTGGCAGAAAGTATTGCTGCTGACTATTCCAATCATATAGAAACTATCAAAAGATAA
- a CDS encoding family 43 glycosylhydrolase has translation MLKEKVIVFFLIVCVQQAIGQFKVNYNPDVQPVNNMQYFVPKGNELFVGDCIPFSHNGTYYLYWLLDSAHHSALNGLGGHQWAVSTTKDLKTWKHYPVVLGIDEEWEKSICTGSVVHHNNKFYAFYATRLLVDGKVNEQLSYAISDDGIHFTKQKPNPFYTSAPGYSTRDFRDPKVFVDKEGVFHLFVSSRSNQSAIHHWDGSLVHMVSKDLKKWDIKPPILTGQRSVPECPDYFKWNNWYYLIYGDAGDTYYVKSKNPYGPWEQPDDQALVEDWSNVAKTAEFKNNRRIVAAWVPSRKENKDNTNEMFGGNAVFRELVQLPNGTLGTKFPPEMLPEKSSPVALKLMKDSLVQELSENSFSIHAPNGVGTAHFENIPVNGRITIEIEPTGTNEEFGLLLRSNENGSTGYNLSFSASHQTVKLHNSEINSVEGLDKPLKVDIIMKDGIIDVDVDNRRCIVNRLPEQKGNVLWFYAKHGNVKFKAIKVSPLTLTN, from the coding sequence ATGCTAAAAGAAAAAGTAATAGTATTCTTCCTGATTGTGTGTGTCCAACAAGCCATTGGGCAATTTAAAGTGAATTATAATCCGGATGTTCAGCCGGTAAATAATATGCAGTATTTTGTGCCCAAGGGAAACGAACTGTTTGTAGGCGATTGTATTCCTTTCAGCCACAATGGTACCTATTATTTGTACTGGTTACTGGACTCTGCCCACCATTCGGCGCTCAATGGCTTAGGCGGGCATCAATGGGCAGTAAGCACTACTAAAGATTTAAAAACCTGGAAACATTATCCGGTTGTGCTGGGCATTGATGAGGAATGGGAAAAATCCATTTGTACCGGCTCAGTGGTCCATCATAATAATAAATTCTATGCTTTTTATGCCACCAGATTGCTCGTAGATGGAAAAGTAAATGAGCAACTCAGCTACGCCATTAGCGACGATGGCATACACTTCACCAAGCAAAAACCCAATCCTTTCTATACTTCTGCCCCAGGATACAGCACCAGAGATTTCAGAGATCCTAAGGTATTCGTAGACAAAGAGGGCGTTTTCCACTTATTCGTCTCCAGCCGGAGTAATCAATCTGCTATTCATCACTGGGATGGTAGTCTGGTACATATGGTTTCTAAAGATTTAAAAAAGTGGGATATCAAACCACCTATTTTAACCGGTCAACGGTCTGTTCCTGAATGCCCGGACTACTTCAAATGGAATAACTGGTATTATCTGATCTATGGTGATGCCGGTGATACCTATTATGTAAAATCAAAAAATCCCTATGGTCCCTGGGAACAGCCAGATGATCAGGCCTTGGTGGAAGACTGGTCGAATGTAGCTAAAACAGCAGAGTTTAAAAACAACCGGCGAATCGTTGCGGCCTGGGTTCCTTCCCGGAAGGAAAATAAAGATAATACCAACGAAATGTTTGGAGGGAATGCCGTTTTCCGGGAACTGGTACAATTGCCAAACGGGACACTGGGAACCAAATTTCCGCCTGAAATGCTGCCGGAAAAAAGCTCGCCTGTCGCATTGAAACTAATGAAAGATTCGCTGGTGCAGGAATTATCTGAAAACAGCTTTTCGATTCATGCACCCAATGGCGTAGGTACGGCACACTTTGAGAACATACCAGTTAATGGCAGAATCACCATTGAAATTGAGCCTACCGGCACCAATGAGGAATTTGGATTATTGTTGCGTTCCAATGAAAATGGTTCTACAGGATATAATCTTTCTTTTTCGGCCAGCCATCAGACTGTTAAGCTGCATAACTCAGAAATAAATTCGGTAGAAGGATTGGACAAGCCTTTGAAAGTAGATATTATTATGAAAGATGGAATCATAGACGTAGATGTAGACAATAGAAGGTGTATAGTGAACCGCTTACCAGAGCAAAAAGGCAATGTACTGTGGTTTTATGCCAAACATGGCAATGTAAAATTCAAGGCGATTAAGGTTTCGCCCCTCACCCTTACTAATTAA
- a CDS encoding RagB/SusD family nutrient uptake outer membrane protein translates to MKRTIIILLTIVSLVAQSCRDYLDFKPKGVLSSEQLNTPEEIDKMVIAAYATLSNDFFLSQMASVPWIWGSVRSDDAYKGGGGTGDNFDQHIMETFNLLAPTNGQINDIWIYLYENLGRANDALRRMENMTEANYPNLKMRQAECRFLRGHWHFILKILYKHPVWVDASLPKEQLNTLTNDTFISDELWNKIAEDFQFAVDNLPLVQEQVGQASKVAAWAYLAKTRLYQAYEQDDNNNVVNINQARLQEVITLCNNIVNQGGRSLSPDFADNFLCGFENGPESIFSVQYSQDDGTQNGKIQLATGVAYNMAPQFGCCDFLNPSYTMLNAFKTDQVTGLPMMDTYNNEFLYKINTWANVNDLSTIDFMSQTVDPRMDHTIGIPTHPWKYDPNFVTTKSWRRVPEVYGYLTSMKALEHYNSSCFVKLGPFMGTSRNADIIRYDDVLLWLAEAYIELGQQDQALPLINQIRERAANSTGRLVRNNGSPISNYKVSSYINGVNCNWTQDFARKALQWERRLEFSTEGVRFFDLVRWGIAAETLNAYFTKEKTTFSFLKDAFFKKNRDEYFPIPQAQINFSQGLYKQNKGW, encoded by the coding sequence ATGAAACGGACTATCATAATTTTACTAACTATCGTGTCTCTGGTCGCACAATCGTGTAGAGATTACCTGGATTTTAAACCCAAAGGAGTACTAAGTTCTGAGCAGCTCAATACCCCAGAAGAAATAGATAAAATGGTAATTGCTGCCTATGCCACATTGAGCAACGATTTTTTCTTATCTCAGATGGCCTCAGTACCCTGGATCTGGGGCAGCGTCCGCAGCGATGATGCCTATAAAGGGGGTGGCGGAACCGGAGATAATTTTGACCAGCACATCATGGAAACCTTTAACCTGCTGGCTCCTACCAACGGGCAAATAAACGACATCTGGATTTATCTCTACGAAAATTTAGGCAGGGCTAATGATGCACTCCGGCGCATGGAAAACATGACAGAAGCCAATTATCCGAACTTAAAAATGCGTCAGGCCGAATGCCGGTTTTTACGGGGTCACTGGCATTTTATATTGAAAATTCTCTACAAACATCCGGTTTGGGTAGATGCTTCTTTGCCCAAAGAACAATTAAATACCTTAACCAACGACACCTTTATAAGCGATGAATTATGGAACAAAATAGCCGAAGATTTTCAGTTTGCCGTAGATAACCTTCCCCTGGTTCAAGAGCAAGTAGGACAGGCTAGCAAAGTAGCGGCCTGGGCGTATCTGGCTAAAACCCGCTTATACCAGGCCTATGAGCAGGATGATAACAACAATGTAGTCAATATCAATCAGGCCAGGTTGCAGGAAGTTATTACCTTATGCAATAATATTGTGAATCAAGGAGGCAGAAGTCTGTCGCCTGATTTTGCAGACAACTTCTTGTGTGGCTTTGAAAATGGGCCGGAATCTATCTTCTCAGTGCAATATTCGCAGGATGATGGTACGCAGAATGGTAAAATTCAACTCGCTACCGGCGTTGCCTATAATATGGCGCCTCAGTTTGGATGCTGTGATTTCCTCAATCCCAGTTATACCATGCTCAATGCCTTCAAAACAGACCAGGTTACCGGACTGCCTATGATGGATACCTACAATAACGAATTCCTTTATAAAATCAATACCTGGGCGAATGTAAACGATCTCAGCACCATTGATTTTATGAGCCAGACCGTTGACCCCAGGATGGATCATACCATTGGCATTCCTACCCACCCCTGGAAATACGATCCCAATTTTGTTACGACCAAGAGCTGGAGACGGGTGCCTGAAGTATATGGGTATTTAACCAGTATGAAAGCACTGGAACATTATAATAGCTCCTGTTTTGTGAAATTAGGGCCGTTTATGGGTACCTCACGTAATGCAGATATTATCCGCTACGATGATGTGTTGCTCTGGCTGGCAGAAGCGTATATCGAATTAGGTCAACAAGATCAGGCATTACCTTTGATCAATCAGATCCGGGAACGGGCTGCCAATAGTACAGGCAGATTAGTCCGCAACAATGGAAGCCCTATCTCTAATTACAAGGTGAGTTCCTATATCAATGGGGTAAATTGCAACTGGACACAGGATTTTGCCCGGAAAGCCTTGCAGTGGGAAAGAAGGTTAGAATTTTCAACCGAAGGTGTCCGCTTTTTTGATCTGGTCCGCTGGGGAATTGCCGCCGAAACGCTGAATGCTTATTTTACCAAAGAGAAAACCACGTTTAGTTTCCTAAAAGATGCTTTCTTTAAGAAAAACAGAGACGAATATTTCCCAATTCCACAAGCACAGATTAACTTTTCCCAGGGATTGTACAAGCAAAACAAGGGCTGGTAA